TCAGTCGCGCCACCCTTTGCTCCGTTAGCGAATTGTCGAGACgaattgtccgcgccagccaatatgtcacgaaatgaaaacatgtgtaGCGCTactctcaaatttcgcattatggagtaccgtgatcgtcggtgaattttgttttctctttagGTGCGAGACCGCCGCCAGGCCACGCCCACCCTTCCAGTAACGTCAACAAACGATGATGTCGCGCAAACTTCAGGGGCCTCTCTAGAGCCAACCACCATTGCACCTCTGGAACAGTCAACTCCTGCCGTTCCCGAGGCAACCACTATTACATCTCTTGAAGTGACTACTCTCGCTGTTCCTGAAGCAACCACCATTGCAGCTCCTGAACCAACAACTTTCGCTATTCCTGAAGGAAGCAGTGAACTCCCCCAGTCAACTTCTCTGGCTACCGAGAAGGCTGCGGAGCAGCCGGGTCCGTCGACCACTCCGCCTGAAGTCGTACCAGAACAGCCGGTCGCGGAATACCCTTCGCACCCAATCCCACCGAACGATTTCTTCTCGCAGGGCTTCTATCCTCCAGGCTACTTCCCGCAGGGTTTCTACCCGCAATACCCGCAAGCTGCCTACCCCCAGTACCCTCAAGGTGCCTATCCGCAGTACCCACAGTACCCTCAAGGCCCTTACTCCCAGTACCCGCAAGGCTTCTACCCCAACCCAAGCGGCATCATAGATCCCGGTTTCGCACCCGACCCAAACCGTCAACGTCTGCAGCGGGTTCGCGAAGAACAGAGGCGGAAAGGCGTTAGACAACAACCATGGCAACCACTCGCACATGGTCCCTGGCAGGGCTACCCTGGTGGCTCTGGAATCATCGACCCAGGATTTGCACCACAGCCAGTGGACCCGCTACTGCAAAGAGCTCTTGAGCGCCAGAGGCAGCAAGGGGGTGGAGAAGCACCCGGCGCGCAGCAAGGGAACCAGATGTCTCCAGAACCACAGCTGAACATTGTTTATGCAGATGGTGGAGCCCAGGGGTATCCTCCGAACGCGCCATTCGGTGACCAGGGAGTAGCAGCGCCGCGTGTGGAGGATACTCTCATTCAGCAAACGCAAGACCAAGCAagacagcaggagcagcagcaagAACAGGAGAGGCCATCGGCTCCCCAAGTGGAAAACGAGAATTCGCCAGAGGCCGTTACCACTCAGCAGCCTGTTGCTTCAGCGGTGGCCGACAGTAACCGGGAGTAGGAAGGGGTGCATCAGAGGCGCCCATGCCTTCGGCATATTACCGTACCACAGTAATGTTTGAGCCGTATCCCAAATAAAGATTGATCGAAAAGATGTGCTCCTGTCAGCAGCGGTTGGAAGAGACTGTCTGTATATGTTTTGGTTGATGTACCGAAGTGTGTTGCGGCTTTTGTCTTATTGCAAGGGAGAATTTCTTTGCACGAAGGGTACAATTTGCTTATCTGATAATAATTATGAAGGTTGTCAGGTTTTTATAAGGCTACCCGTACGTGTTGTTAAAAGCAACCCCTGCGTACGAAGTTAGCCCACTGACCCTACTCGAAAGCATAACTAAGACCCCAAATGGTAGTCATACGCTCCTAATCTTTTATGTGAAGGGACATACTCCCTCGGAATACATACgcgcacagacaaaaaaaaagttctaaCAAATTGCTGACTGTGGGTGCAATTGGCAGCGCCTGTTGCGTGTTTCCGATAAATATTATTGCTTATTaagggttcgacgaaagttcgtctggtcaggcatggaaatgaaggaattacggtcactgaccaagtctgatgaataATCGGACTTggtcagacttggtcagtgaccgtaattCCTTCATATTACTACCTTGTAGCATATTAAAGAGAAATGAACGTATTTGCGTGTTAATACTTATGATCAACATCCTCTTACATATACAACCAAAAGCCATGTAGCGATGGCTACTTCTTGGCACATGCACCGGACGGTCCAAACATCTTTCTCAGAAATTACTAACATTAGTGTCTATTTGCTCGGAATGGCTCGTAAATAGCTAAATACAAGAATAAGTCTTAATTAAGCCGCGTCACGCAACACAGCGCTAAACAATAATGGGGCGAAGGAAAACCTTTCTTCAGAAGACATTGAAAAAGAGGGCTGCGAGTGCATGAAAAACTACTTTCTCCGCCAGCATGTAAAGATGCTCTAAGATGTTATAGTGAAAATGGACTTGTCAATTATGAAGTGTCCTCTATggcttcagaggaagct
This Dermacentor albipictus isolate Rhodes 1998 colony chromosome 1, USDA_Dalb.pri_finalv2, whole genome shotgun sequence DNA region includes the following protein-coding sequences:
- the LOC139060825 gene encoding uncharacterized protein translates to MILPITALRLAVAAAVENVTTPLPGDFPDGDVIIWRRSDEGADNSSWLPPPLPPSFLPDKGDAGFSPDYNTRIRLPQNSTDVLTVADIAEIESMLVRLNETTNGTSLTDSEKPAERVRRSIDDEYDEEDDDNSIPSSKSQASPEIFPQRTSAPGYSGDAQMRPAPQMDDASSDFFGKFLDGLKDADHTEETPAALAEPEFAATSSAKDTDDEQVRDRRQATPTLPVTSTNDDVAQTSGASLEPTTIAPLEQSTPAVPEATTITSLEVTTLAVPEATTIAAPEPTTFAIPEGSSELPQSTSLATEKAAEQPGPSTTPPEVVPEQPVAEYPSHPIPPNDFFSQGFYPPGYFPQGFYPQYPQAAYPQYPQGAYPQYPQYPQGPYSQYPQGFYPNPSGIIDPGFAPDPNRQRLQRVREEQRRKGVRQQPWQPLAHGPWQGYPGGSGIIDPGFAPQPVDPLLQRALERQRQQGGGEAPGAQQGNQMSPEPQLNIVYADGGAQGYPPNAPFGDQGVAAPRVEDTLIQQTQDQARQQEQQQEQERPSAPQVENENSPEAVTTQQPVASAVADSNRE